The genomic DNA ATGGCTTCGGAGCGTCGCGCGATCGAAAGTGACAACCAGGGCCCGGCAGGCCGTGATCGCGACCGTGGCGATCGTGACCGCCGTCGTGAAAACGCGTAACATTCGCGTTTGGCAGCCAATATCGGAGAAGTAAAAAAATGTTGCAGCCAAAGCGTACGAAGTATCGCAAGCAGTTCAAGGGCCGCATCAAGGGCGTAGCCAAGGGCGGATCTGATCTCGCTTTCGGCGAATTCGGCCTTAAGGCTCAGGAACCCAACCGCGTGAATGCACGCGAGATCGAAGCGGCCCGCCGCGCGATCACGCGTCACATGAAGCGCGCCGGCCGCGTCTGGATCCGTGTGTTCCCTGACGTTCCGGTCACCGCCAAGCCGACGGAAGTCCGCATGGGTAAGGGTAAGGGTTCGGTCGAATACTGGGCATGCAAGGTCAAGCCCGGCCGAATGATGTTTGAGATCGATGGTGTCAGCGAAGAACTTGCCCGTGAGGCACTTCGTCTTGGCGCTGCCAAGCTCTCTGTCAAGACGCGCTTCGTGCAGCGTATCGCAGAGTAAGGAGTGAACTCATGAAAGCCGTAGATGTTCGCGCCCTGAGCGCCGATCAACTCAACGAAGAGCTCGCCAAGCTGAAGAAGGAGCAGTTCAACCTGCGCTTCCAGAAGGCAACCGGCCAGCTCGAGAAGTCTTCGCGTATCAACGAAGTCCGCAAGGACATCGCACGCGTCAAAACCATTGCCCGCCAGAAGGCGGCAGAAGCCAAGGCCTAAGGACCAGAAAATATGCCGAAACGCATTCTGCAGGGCACTGTTGTCAGCGACAAGAACGACAAGACCGTCGTCGTACGGGTCGAGCGCCGCTTTGCGCATCCGATCCTCCAGAAGACCGTCCGTCGCTCCAAGAAGTACAAGGCGCATGACGAAAACAACCAGTACAAGGTTGGTGACGTCGTTTCCATCGAGGAATGTGCGCCGATCTCGAAGGATAAGCGCTGGACGGTAGTCGCCGCCCACGCTTGATTTCAGCAGGTTTTGACGCCAAGACCCTTGCGTCTTGGGAAAATACCTGTATGAAGCACGCAATTGAAGCAGGGGAACGCTCGATTCCGGGCGTTCTTTTGCTTTGAGATGAGCACTATAAGCCGGGCGAGGGGGTTTCGACCCAACCGGCCTGGTAACAACAAGAAGGCGACCTGACATGATTCAGATGCAAACAAACCTCGACGTGGCGGATAATTCCGGCGCACGTCGTGTCATGTGCATCAAGGTGCTGGGCGGCTCCAAGCGCAAGTATGCGTCGGTCGGCGACATCATTGTCGTTTCGATCAAGGAAGCCATTCCGCGCGGCCGCGTAAAGAAGGGTGATGTCATGAAGGCTGTTGTCGTTCGCACTGCGAAGGACATCCGCCGTCCGGATGGCTCTGTCATCCGCTTTGACACCAACGCAGCCGTTCTTATCGATAACAAGAAAGAGCCGATCGGCACTCGTATCTTCGGACCGGTTCCGCGCGAACTTCGCGCCAAGAACCACATGAAGATCATCTCGCTGGCTCCAGAAGTACTCTAAGGGAGCGTTGAGAGATGCAAAAGATTCGCAAAGGCGACAAAGTCGTCGTTCTCACCGGTAAGGACAAGGGTCGTACCGGCGAAGTCGTACAGGTAATGCCGAAGGAAGACCGGGCTGTCGTGCGTGGCGTAAACATGGTGAAGCGTCACCAGCGCCAGACCCAGAGCCAGGAAGCCGGCATCATCAACAAGGAAGCCTCGATCCATCTTTCGAACATCGCGATTGCCGATCCGAAGGACGGCAAGCCGACCCGCGTCGGTTTCAAGATCGATGGCGACAAGAAGGTCCGCGTGGCCAAGCGTTCGGGAGTAGTGATCGATGGCTAAGTCCGCTTACGAGCCGCGGCTCAAGAAGGAATATGTCGAGCGTATTCGTGCGGCTATGCAGGAGAAGTTCTCCTACGCCAACGAAATGCAGATCCCGCGCCTCGACAAGATCGTCATCAACATGGGCGTTGGCGAATCGACGGGCGACTCCAAGAAGCCGACCGTTGCTGCAGCCGACCTCGCAGCGATTGCTGGTCAGAAGCCGGTCATCACCCGCGCTCGCAACTCCATCGCAGGCTTCAAGCTTCGCGAAGGTATGCCGATCGGTGCCAAGGTTACCCTGCGCGGCGTTCGGATGTTTGAGTTCCTGGATCGCCTCGTGAACATTGCGCTTCCGCGCGTTCGCGACTTCCGTGGCCTCAATCCGAAGTCCTTTGACGGACGTGGCAACTTCGCCATGGGCGTCAAGGAACACATTGTGTTCCCTGAGATCAACTACGACAAGGTTGATCAGATGTGGGGCATGGACATCATCGTTTGCACGACGGCTACTAACGACGACGAAGCTCGCGCTCTGCTCACAGAGTTCAACTTCCCGTTCCGTCAGTAATCCGTAACGACAAGCGTAAAGAAGGATAACTGTAATGGCGAAAACGAGCGCAGTTGAAAAGAACAAGCGCCGCCGCAAACTGGTTGCCTCGCAGGCTGCAAAGCGTGCCGCTCTGAAGGCGACCATCATGAACCAGTCTCTGCCGATTGAAGAGCGGTTCAAGGCAACCATCAAGCTGGCAGGCCTGCCGCGCGATGGATCCAAGACCCGCATCCGCAACCGTTGCGAAGTTACCGGCCGTCCGCGCGCCTTCTATCGTAAACTTCGTATGTCGCGTATTGCGCTTCGCGAACTGGGCAACCTCGGCAAGGTGCCGGGTATTGTCAAGTCGAGCTGGTAAGGAGACGGGCACATGGCAATGACTGATCCGCTGGGCGATATGCTCACCCGTATCCGTAACGGCGCGGCTCGCCGCAAGTCGAGCGTTTCCACGCCGGCTTCGAAGCTCCGTGCACGTGTTCTGGATGTTCTTCAGGCTGAAGGCTACATCCGTGGTTACTCCGAAGTCGTATTCGGCAACGGCAAGGCCGAGCTGAACATCGAACTGAAGTACTACGAAGGCGCTTCCGTGATCCGTGAGATCGGACGCGTCTCCAAGCCGGGCCGCCGAGTTTATGTCTCGGTTAAGTCCATTCCGCAGGTCGCGAACGGCCTCGGCATCACCATCCTTTCGACCCCGAAGGGCGTGATGGCCGATCATCAGGCACGCGAACAGAATGTTGGTGGCGAGATCCTTTGCTCCGTCTTCTAATCGAAGACGGTAGCAAGTTCTCCATAGCGAACAGACAGGTATAAAAATGTCTCGTATCGGTAAGAAGCCCGTTCAGGTTCCGGCAGGCGTCACGGCAAGCGTTGATGGCCAGAAGGTAACGGCGAAGGGCCCGAAGGGCGAACTGTTCTTTGTTGCAAACGACGAAGTATCGGTAAAGCTCGAAGAAAATGCGGTTGTTGTACAGCCGCTCAGCCAGAGCAAGGATGCTCGTTCGAAGTGGGGCATGTCCCGCACGATGATCGAGAACATCTTCAAGGGCGTCAAGGACGGTTACGAGCGCAAGCTCGAAATCAACGGCGTTGGTTATCGTGCGTCGCTGCAGGGCAAGAACCTGCAGCTGGCGCTCGGCTTCAGCCACGACGTCGTCTACCAGACCCCGGAAGGCATCACGATTGCTGTTCCGAAGCCGACCGAAATCATCGTGTCCGGCATCAACAAGCAGCAGGTCGGCCAGGTTGCCGCGGAAATCCGCGAATACCGCGGCCCCGAGCCCTACAAGGGCAAGGGCGTCAAGTATGCCGAAGAGCGGATTGTCCGCAAAGAAGGCAAGAAGAAGTAAGGATCACGCGAAATGGCTAGCAGGAAAGATACTCTTGTGCGTCGCGCCAACCGCGTGCGCCGTCAAATCAAGGCGGTCGCCAATGGCCGTCCGCGCCTGTCGGTTCATCGCTCGTCGAAGAACATCTACGTACAGGTTATCGACGACGTGGCCGGTAAGACGCTTGCGTCTGCCTCCACGCTCGATACCGATCTGCGTTCGTCGTTGAAGACGGGCGCTGACACGGCAGCTGCTGCTGCCGTCGGCAAGCTCATCGCTGAGCGTGCCGCCAAGGCTGGCGTCAAGGACGTTGTCTTTGATCGTGGCGCCTTCATCTATCACGGCCGCATCAAGGCTTTGGCCGATGCTGCCCGTGAAGGTGGTCTGAACTTCTGATCGGTCGCCAGGCGGGCGTTGCGCCTGCCTGGCACTCTCATAGGTTTCCGGTCGCATCCGATCCATCGGACGGGGGCGACTTTTGTCAATCTGCCGATTGCACCCGGAAAAGAAAAAGGAAAAGGACAATGGCACAGGAAAGAAAGGGTTCTCGCGAAGATCGCCAGAACCGCGAAGAGCGCGACAGCGAATTTGTCGATAAGCTCGTAGCAATTAACCGCGTCGCCAAGGTGGTGAAGGGCGGTCGTCGTTTCGGTTTCGCCGCTCTCGTCGTCGTTGGCGACCAGAAGGGCCGCGTTGGCTTCGGTCATGGCAAGGCACGCGAAGTGCCGGAAGCCATCCGCAAGGCAACCGAAGCCGCAAAGCGCGACCTGATTTTCGTCCCGCTGCGTGGTGGTCGTACCCTGCATCACGACGTTCACGGCCGTCATGGCGCCGGCAAGGTGCTGCTGCGTTCGGCCAAGGCCGGTACCGGTATCATCGCTGGTGGCCCGATGCGCGCCGTCTTCGAAACGCTCGGCGTTCATGACGTCGTTGCCAAGTCGACCGGTTCGTCGAACCCCTACAACATGGTTCGCGCAACGTTCGACGCCCTCAAGAACCAGATGCACCCGAAGGACATCGCAGCTCAGCGCGGCATGAAGTACGCCACGCTCCAGGCTCGTCGTGTTTCCTCCGGCGCTGCTTCCGAAGAATAAGGGAGCTGACAGATGGCTAAGAAAGAAGTCGCAGCGAAGACCGTTACCGTCGAGCAGGTCGGTAGCCCCATTCGCCGTCCGGCCGTACAGCGTCAGACGCTGATCGGTCTGGGCCTCAACAAGATGCACCGGGTTCGCACGCTGGAAGACACTCCGTCTGTCCGCGGCATGATCCGGACTGTCCAGCACCTCGTTCGCGTCGTCGACGAGAAGTGAGGGGGATAAGCTCATGAAACTGAATGAAATCAAGGACAACGAAGGCTCGACCCACAGCCGTAAGCGTCTTGGCCGTGGTATCGGCTCGGGCTCCGGCAAGACCGCCGGTCGCGGTGTGAAGGGTCAGAAGGCTCGTTCGGGCGTCGCCATCAACGGCTTCGAAGGCGGCCAGATGCCGATCTACCGTCGTCTGCCGAAGCGCGGCTTCAACAACATCTTCGCTTCGGAGTTTGTTGTCGTGTCGCTCGGCCGTATCCAGACGGCAATCGACGCCAAGAAGCTCGACGCTTCCAAGACCGTTGACGCAGCTGCCCTCAAGGCTGCCGGCGTCATCCGTCGCGAAAAGGACGGCGTCCGCGTTCTGGCCGACGGCGAACTGAAGGCGAAGGTTTCGCTCGAAGTTGCCGGTGCTTCCAAGTCGGCGATCGAGAAGATCGAAAAGGCTGGCGGCTCGATCAAGCTGCTCGCTGCGGCTGCTGAATAATATTATTGATGAACCGCCCGGGGTGCTTCACTCCGGGCGGTTTTGCTCCCATATGTGAGCCTCACGTCCGCAAGCGCGAATCGCTCGCCGCGGCGGACATAGCGGAAACCACGGTGAGGCATCCGATTGCAGACACAATCGCCTCGCGTCCGGTTTTCAAGACGAAAAGTTAGTCCTTCCGGAACGGACCGGGTGTTCCCGCTGATTCCGAGATTTGGTACGCGGAGAATTGCATGGCTTCTGCAGCGGAACAGCTCGCCTCGAACCTGAATTTCTCGACTTTCGCCAAGGCGGAAGATCTGAAGAAACGGCTCTGGTTCACGCTTGGTGCGCTTCTGGTTTACCGTCTTGGCACCTATATCCCGCTGCCCGGTCTTAACCCGGAAGCGTTTGCCCAGGCATTCCGCGGCCAGAGCGGCGGTATCCTCGGCCTCTTCAACATGTTTTCGGGCGGTGCAGTTGAGCGCATGGCGATCTTCGCGCTCGGCATCATGCCCTATATCTCTGCTTCGATTATCGTTCAGCTGATGACCTCTGTCGTTCCGGCACTGGAACAGCTGAAGAAGGAAGGCGAGCAGGGCCGCAAGATCATCAACCAGTACACCCGTTACGGCACGGTGCTTCTTGGCACGGCGCAGGCTTACGCCATCGCCGTCGGCCTCGAGAGCGGCAACGGCCTCGTCAACGATCCGGGTTGGTTCTTCCGTGTTTCGACCGTCATTTCTCTGCTTGGCGGCACCATGTTCCTGATGTGGCTCGGTGAACAGATCACCTCGCGCGGCATCGGCAACGGCATCTCGCTGATCATTTTCGCCGGTATCGTCGCACATCTGCCGACGGCGCTCGCCGGCACGCTCGAACTCGGCCGCACCGGCGCTCTGTCCACCCCGCTGATCCTCGCGATCATCGTCATGGTCGTCGGCGTCATCGCGCTCATCGTGTTCGTCGAACGTGCGCAGCGGCGGCTTCTGATCCAGTATCCGAAGCGCCAGGTCGGCAACCGCATGTTCCAGGGCGACACCTCGCACCTGCCGCTGAAGCTCAACACCGCGGGCGTCATCCCGGCGATCTTCGCCTCGTCGCTGCTGCTTCTGCCGGCAACGCTCGCAGGCTTTGCCAACACGGCGACGCTGCCGGGTTGGGCGACCACCGTGGTTGGTGCACTTGCGCACGGCAAGCCGCTCTACATGGTGCTTTACGGTGCGATGATCGCGTTCTTCGCCTTCTTCTACACCGCGATCGTGTTCAATCCGAAGGACACGGCCGACAATCTGAAGAAGCACGGCGGCTTCATTCCGGGCATTCGTCCGGGCGAGCGTACCGCGGAATATATCGATTATGTCCTGACGCGCATCACCGTGATCGGTGCGGCCTATCTGATCTTCGTCTGCATTCTGCCGGAAGTTCTGATCGCTCAGACCGGCGTGCCGTTCTACCTTGGTGGTACGTCGCTTTTGATTGTTGTCAGCGTCACCCTTGATACGGTAGCACAGATCCAGGGCCACCTCATCGCACAGCAATATGAGGGGCTGATCAAGAAGTCGAAGCTGCGCGGAGGAAAGAGGGGACGATGAGACTGATTTTTTTGGGACCGCCGGGCGCTGGCAAGGGGACACAGGCCAAGCTTCTGACGGAGAGATACGGCATTCCGCAGCTTTCCACAGGAGATATGCTGCGGGCGGCCGTCGCCCAGGCGACCGAGGTCGGCAAGCGTGCGAAGGCGGTCATGGATGCCGGTCAGCTGGTATCCGATGAGATCGTCAACGAAATCGTGTCGGATCGCATCGACCAGCCGGACTGCGCGAAGGGGTTCATCCTCGACGGTTACCCGCGCACGGTTCCGCAGGCGATTGCGCTCGGCAAGATGCTCGAGGGCAAGGGTCTGAAGCTCGATGCCGTAATCGAGCTCAAGGTCGACGAGGCAGCCCTTGTAAAGCGGATGGAGAATCGCGTAGCGGAAACCATCGCAGCCGGCGGCACTGTACGTTCGGACGACAATCCGGAAGCCTTCAAGCGCCGGCTGACCGAGTACCGTGAAAAGACGGCGCCGCTCTCCGAGCACTACGCCGGAACGGGGCAGCTCAGAACGGTTGATGGCATGGCGGAAGTGAACACCGTCACCGCCGAGATCGAGAAGATTCTGGCTTAGACACTGGTCTTTGCCGAAAAGGAACTGCCGGGGAGTTGACTTTTCCGGCCGATTCCGCCAAAGACAGCGCCAACTCGCGACATGAGAGCGGTCGGCGCGGTCTTCAAAGAAAATGAAGTCCGGGTACGGTCGTTTTTGACGTGTCTCGAACCTCAATCAACGTGCGGCTCTTCGAGGTCGCGTAACGAAGCACCTATTGCCGGATGGCAACTGGAACGCAAGGAGAATAGACGTGGCACGTATCGCTGGCGTCAACATCCCGACGGCAAAGCGCGTAGTTATTGCGCTGACCTACATTCACGGGATCGGCCCGAAATTCGCACAGGAAATCATCGAGAAGGTCGGTATTCCGGCTGATCGTCGCGTGCATCAGCTGACGGACGCTGAAGTCCTGCAGATCCGCGAAACGATCGACCGCGACTACCAGGTCGAAGGTGACCTGCGTCGCGAGACCTCGATGAACATCAAGCGCCTGATGGACCTCGGCTGCTACCGCGGCCTGCGTCACCGTCGTGGCCTGCCGGTTCGCGGTCAGCGCACCCACACCAACGCTCGCACCCGCAAGGGTCCGGCGAAGGCGATTGCCGGTAAGAAGAAGTAATT from Ensifer adhaerens includes the following:
- the rpmD gene encoding 50S ribosomal protein L30, whose amino-acid sequence is MAKKEVAAKTVTVEQVGSPIRRPAVQRQTLIGLGLNKMHRVRTLEDTPSVRGMIRTVQHLVRVVDEK
- the rpsH gene encoding 30S ribosomal protein S8, which encodes MAMTDPLGDMLTRIRNGAARRKSSVSTPASKLRARVLDVLQAEGYIRGYSEVVFGNGKAELNIELKYYEGASVIREIGRVSKPGRRVYVSVKSIPQVANGLGITILSTPKGVMADHQAREQNVGGEILCSVF
- the rplO gene encoding 50S ribosomal protein L15, whose product is MKLNEIKDNEGSTHSRKRLGRGIGSGSGKTAGRGVKGQKARSGVAINGFEGGQMPIYRRLPKRGFNNIFASEFVVVSLGRIQTAIDAKKLDASKTVDAAALKAAGVIRREKDGVRVLADGELKAKVSLEVAGASKSAIEKIEKAGGSIKLLAAAAE
- the rplF gene encoding 50S ribosomal protein L6 — translated: MSRIGKKPVQVPAGVTASVDGQKVTAKGPKGELFFVANDEVSVKLEENAVVVQPLSQSKDARSKWGMSRTMIENIFKGVKDGYERKLEINGVGYRASLQGKNLQLALGFSHDVVYQTPEGITIAVPKPTEIIVSGINKQQVGQVAAEIREYRGPEPYKGKGVKYAEERIVRKEGKKK
- the rpsN gene encoding 30S ribosomal protein S14 — encoded protein: MAKTSAVEKNKRRRKLVASQAAKRAALKATIMNQSLPIEERFKATIKLAGLPRDGSKTRIRNRCEVTGRPRAFYRKLRMSRIALRELGNLGKVPGIVKSSW
- the rpsQ gene encoding 30S ribosomal protein S17, giving the protein MPKRILQGTVVSDKNDKTVVVRVERRFAHPILQKTVRRSKKYKAHDENNQYKVGDVVSIEECAPISKDKRWTVVAAHA
- the rplX gene encoding 50S ribosomal protein L24; translation: MQKIRKGDKVVVLTGKDKGRTGEVVQVMPKEDRAVVRGVNMVKRHQRQTQSQEAGIINKEASIHLSNIAIADPKDGKPTRVGFKIDGDKKVRVAKRSGVVIDG
- the rplR gene encoding 50S ribosomal protein L18 produces the protein MASRKDTLVRRANRVRRQIKAVANGRPRLSVHRSSKNIYVQVIDDVAGKTLASASTLDTDLRSSLKTGADTAAAAAVGKLIAERAAKAGVKDVVFDRGAFIYHGRIKALADAAREGGLNF
- the rplN gene encoding 50S ribosomal protein L14 — encoded protein: MIQMQTNLDVADNSGARRVMCIKVLGGSKRKYASVGDIIVVSIKEAIPRGRVKKGDVMKAVVVRTAKDIRRPDGSVIRFDTNAAVLIDNKKEPIGTRIFGPVPRELRAKNHMKIISLAPEVL
- the rpsM gene encoding 30S ribosomal protein S13 is translated as MARIAGVNIPTAKRVVIALTYIHGIGPKFAQEIIEKVGIPADRRVHQLTDAEVLQIRETIDRDYQVEGDLRRETSMNIKRLMDLGCYRGLRHRRGLPVRGQRTHTNARTRKGPAKAIAGKKK
- the secY gene encoding preprotein translocase subunit SecY, producing the protein MASAAEQLASNLNFSTFAKAEDLKKRLWFTLGALLVYRLGTYIPLPGLNPEAFAQAFRGQSGGILGLFNMFSGGAVERMAIFALGIMPYISASIIVQLMTSVVPALEQLKKEGEQGRKIINQYTRYGTVLLGTAQAYAIAVGLESGNGLVNDPGWFFRVSTVISLLGGTMFLMWLGEQITSRGIGNGISLIIFAGIVAHLPTALAGTLELGRTGALSTPLILAIIVMVVGVIALIVFVERAQRRLLIQYPKRQVGNRMFQGDTSHLPLKLNTAGVIPAIFASSLLLLPATLAGFANTATLPGWATTVVGALAHGKPLYMVLYGAMIAFFAFFYTAIVFNPKDTADNLKKHGGFIPGIRPGERTAEYIDYVLTRITVIGAAYLIFVCILPEVLIAQTGVPFYLGGTSLLIVVSVTLDTVAQIQGHLIAQQYEGLIKKSKLRGGKRGR
- the rplE gene encoding 50S ribosomal protein L5 — protein: MAKSAYEPRLKKEYVERIRAAMQEKFSYANEMQIPRLDKIVINMGVGESTGDSKKPTVAAADLAAIAGQKPVITRARNSIAGFKLREGMPIGAKVTLRGVRMFEFLDRLVNIALPRVRDFRGLNPKSFDGRGNFAMGVKEHIVFPEINYDKVDQMWGMDIIVCTTATNDDEARALLTEFNFPFRQ
- the rpmC gene encoding 50S ribosomal protein L29 yields the protein MKAVDVRALSADQLNEELAKLKKEQFNLRFQKATGQLEKSSRINEVRKDIARVKTIARQKAAEAKA
- the rpsE gene encoding 30S ribosomal protein S5, producing the protein MAQERKGSREDRQNREERDSEFVDKLVAINRVAKVVKGGRRFGFAALVVVGDQKGRVGFGHGKAREVPEAIRKATEAAKRDLIFVPLRGGRTLHHDVHGRHGAGKVLLRSAKAGTGIIAGGPMRAVFETLGVHDVVAKSTGSSNPYNMVRATFDALKNQMHPKDIAAQRGMKYATLQARRVSSGAASEE
- the rplP gene encoding 50S ribosomal protein L16 translates to MLQPKRTKYRKQFKGRIKGVAKGGSDLAFGEFGLKAQEPNRVNAREIEAARRAITRHMKRAGRVWIRVFPDVPVTAKPTEVRMGKGKGSVEYWACKVKPGRMMFEIDGVSEELAREALRLGAAKLSVKTRFVQRIAE
- a CDS encoding adenylate kinase, whose translation is MRLIFLGPPGAGKGTQAKLLTERYGIPQLSTGDMLRAAVAQATEVGKRAKAVMDAGQLVSDEIVNEIVSDRIDQPDCAKGFILDGYPRTVPQAIALGKMLEGKGLKLDAVIELKVDEAALVKRMENRVAETIAAGGTVRSDDNPEAFKRRLTEYREKTAPLSEHYAGTGQLRTVDGMAEVNTVTAEIEKILA